From a single Callithrix jacchus isolate 240 chromosome 5, calJac240_pri, whole genome shotgun sequence genomic region:
- the LOC144582602 gene encoding LOW QUALITY PROTEIN: signal peptide peptidase-like 2C (The sequence of the model RefSeq protein was modified relative to this genomic sequence to represent the inferred CDS: inserted 1 base in 1 codon; deleted 2 bases in 1 codon): protein MVCLSFLPALGFLLLISTVAWGEYGVVHVVSENWSKDYCIRFSSHYITLPQDLDHTPLLPLYDGTKVAWCPGEDSLHQAQSGSPSQRPLRQTTAMVMGGNCSFHTKGWLAQGHGAHGLLIVSQVSDQQCSDTTPVPQDPHQPLPNLTIPMAILHYADMLDILSHTRRGAVVRVAMYAPPEPIVDYNMLVIFILAVGTVAAGGYWAGLTKANRTQRHRARGGGGPGGHRPPPEAAAAEGAQEKDDEDIPVDFTPAMTGTVVTVSCSLMLLLYVCYDYFVYVMTGIFSLGAGTGLYSCLSPLVCRLLLQQYQRPPHGLQASLPLPLLLAILCTMVVIFWVGCRNEDSWAWLLQDALGISCCLFILHRVRLLTVKNCSSFLLALLAFDVFFVFITPFFTKTAESIMVQVVTGPAESFSHEKLPMVLRVPWLRVSALTLCDKPFSILGFGDIVVPGFLVAYCRRFDVQVRSRQVYFAACTVAYAVGLLLTFMAMVLMQMAQPALLYLVPSTLLTSLAVAACHRELSLFWTGQGRVKTPGLCRAPSAGSRQKQEGAADAHTASILERDTSQGAGDLDSNPGEDTAKTVTISENEATTPEDCSDSSEGWSDANLDPNELPSIPPGASEELMPLMPTAMLISLXPLMAPHSELGCVHAQAQVHDASLPWGGGVHKRKGLKVRKSMSTQAPL, encoded by the exons ATggtgtgcctcagcttcctccccgCCCTGGGCTTTCTCCTCCTCATCAGCACTGTGGCCTGGGGAGAGTATGGCGTGGTCCATGTGGTGTCGGAGAACTGGAGCAAGGACTACTGTATCCGGTTCAGCTCCCATTACATCACCCTCCCCCAGGACCTGGACCACACCCCGCTCCTGCCCCTGTATGATGGCACCAAGGTAGCCTGGTGCCCAGGTGAGGATTCCCTCCACCAGGCCCAGTCCGGCTCCCCCAGCCAGCGGCCCCTCCGCCAGACCACCGCCATGGTCATGGGGGGCAACTGCAGCTTCCATACCAAAGGCTGGCTGGCTCAGGGCCATGGTGCCCATGGGCTGCTCATTGTGAGCCAGGTCAGCGACCAACAGTGCTCAGACACCACCCCGGTGCCCCAGGACCCCCACCAGCCCCTGCCAAACCTCACCATCCCCATGGCTATACTCCACTATGCCGACATGCTGGACATCCTCAGCCACACTCGTCGGGGGGCTGTGGTCCGTGTGGCCATGTATGCGCCCCCCGAGCCCATCGTCGACTACAACATGCTGGTCATCTTCATCCTGGCTGTGGGCACAGTGGCCGCAGGCGGCTACTGGGCCGGCCTGACCAAAGCCAACAGGACACAGCGGCACCGTGCCCGAGGAGGAGGGGGGCCTGGCGGTCACCGCCCACcgccagaagcagcagcagctgaggGAGCCCAGGAGAAAGACGATGAGGACATCCCGGTGGACTTCACGCCGGCCATGACGGGCACGGTGGTCACTGTGTCCTGCTCGCTCATGCTGCTGCTCTACGTCTGCTATGATTACTTTGTCTACGTCATGACCGGGATCTTCAGCCTGGGTGCTGGCACTGGCCTCTACAGCTGCCTGTCACCGCTGGTGTGCCGCCTGCTCCTGCAGCAATACCAGAGGCCTCCACACGGCCTCCAGGCTTCTCTGCCGCTGCCCCTGCTGCTGGCGATCCTGTGCACAATGGTGGTCATCTTCTGGGTGGGCTGCCGCAACGAGGACTCCTGGGCGTGGCTCCTGCAGGACGCGCTGGGCATTTCCTGCTGCCTGTTCATCCTGCACCGCGTGCGGCTGCTCACTGTCAAGAACTGCTCCTCCTTCCTGCTGGCCCTGCTGGCCTTTGACGTCTTCTTCGTCTTCATCACTCCCTTCTTCACCAAGACTGCTGAGAGCATCATGGTGCAGGTCGTCACGGGCCCTGCAGAGTCTTTCAGCCACGAGAAGCTGCCCATGGTGCTCAGAGTGCCCTGGCTAAGAGTCTCCGCCTTGACCCTGTGTGACAAGCCCTTCTCCATCCTTGGCTTTGGTGACATTGTGGTCCCCGGCTTCCTGGTGGCTTACTGTCGCCGCTTCGATGTGCAAGTCCGCTCCCGGCAGGTCTACTTTGCAGCCTGCACCGTGGCCTATGCCGTGGGCCTGCTGCTCACATTCATGGCCATGGTCCTCATGCAGATGGCCCAGCCTGCCTTGCTCTACCTAGTGCCCAGCACCCTGCTCACCAGCCTGGCTGTGGCTGCCTGCCACCGAGAGCTCAGCCTCTTCTGGACCGGCCAGGGCAGAGTCAAGACGCCTGGGCTCTGCCGTGCCCCTTCAGCTGGCTCtaggcagaagcaggagggtgCAGCAGATGCCCACACAGCCAGCATACTTGAGAGGGACACCAGCCAAGGGGCGGGGGACTTAGACAGCAACCCTGGAGAAGACACTGCCAAGACTGTCACCATATCTGAGAATGAAGCCACCACTCCTGAGGACTGCAGTGATAGCTCTGAGGGCTGGAGTGATGCCAATTTGGATCCTAATGAGCTGCCGTCCATCCCTCCTGGGGCCTCAGAGGAGCTGATGCCACTGATGCCAACAGCCATGCTGATTTCAC GGCCCCTGATGGCCCCACACTCAGAGCTGGGCTGTGTCCATGCCCAGGCCCAGGTCCATGACGCCAGCCTGCcctgg ggggggggggtccaCAAGAGGAAGGGTTTGAAAGTAAGAAAGAGCATGTCAACCCAGGCACCCTTGTGA